One window from the genome of Leishmania donovani BPK282A1 complete genome, chromosome 5 encodes:
- a CDS encoding structural maintenance of chromosome (SMC), putative, with the protein MRVKSIVIDGFKSYAHRKELADLSPHFNAITGLNGSGKSNIFDAICFVMGITNLKRVRAEDPRELIFRAGTTGVHAARVTIEFVNDDPASAPPGYSCEEYPLITIGRQIKLGGRQQFFFNNNVSLQSKVKRFFESISLNVDNPHFMILQGTVHKLIGMRSQDILSLIEEAVGTKAFDHRRRTAETLIRNKERKMEEIDTNIEAQIRPLLETMRADQEEYNTFMQKREKMEEKARFRVALDYYTHRTQHTEAEAAMEARKADVQNAKTQLQALPRQEEEAARRLLQLQDSLSAPSDAAIALHEEEDELKKAHSRLEGQLCNCTQSLEQLETQLKSLRKEQERQSSRQAAFAARQRQHEQLLAQIRAGKETCARLKKGLKLLRSGVQAGASGVSLAEERQQVDLQLIEQQSRVRRATERLEELVKQQRRVEAHQAEENGRVRHLEHEYAKAAASLEKAKAVYTPLALKQERKEALEAEISSLKREYQAEYENFQRQVSTATARNYDLDYNRYACPPDTEDKVLGRVGQLITPTDPQHALGLMVGAQNQLLRVVVTDDRVAEAIIRSGLRQRTAFFALDKLQRQPTHFFIDGAKLQTARLIAEQQGGWVHRARDLVTVQEASSHQQQQQLNALADFVFGNFLVCSSLRLAQELAYNPSIKAKAVTVEGEVAEPNGLMTGGSTRQLRDVFADLKTYTAQKQPLKALQQRTRALEVEYAALRDTLRQHQHDIQVYKAAEEAAELSKQRYIVAANSVQSGAAELTEQMERERTALAEAREKVEVLQARQRELATQAQTTDLNSVRQEMEDQLAAAEAHVARLTADEERGAAEFERLEADMEQQAADLSRKTQDTEEDMVQQQSQKLKLAAQVEEVTQQLAAVQARSKQNEERRQRLEKDIDDAQEELTRLAERKVTLDNLVKNGEVELREQSRCLESLRRHVHEAEQRYSWLLEARAAFNQPGGPYDFSDAARTAAILQELRDVEARAAVMSSKLSQKSAILYEERRREYEELVKQRTALGEDKEAIQRCITEIESKKWGALDRMVGVVSSIFGKLFATCLPGATAQLLEERDAANHLSGLSVRVSFNGKPRESLSELSGGQRSLLALCLILAILRVRPAPLYILDEVDAALDPSHTQNIGRMLQLYFPHSQFLLVSLKDGMFNNANVLYHIRNTQGYSEVARIEHKPPSQPTSADSDPQNVASGAEKQGAVTSSA; encoded by the coding sequence ATGCGCGTAAAGAGCATCGTGATTGACGGCTTCAAGTCGTATGCGCACCGCAAGGAGCTGGCGGACCTCAGTCCGCACTTTAACGCCATCACCGGGCTCAATGGCAGTGGTAAGTCGAACATCTTCGACGCCATCTGTTTCGTCATGGGTATCACCAACttgaagcgcgtgcgcgccgagGACCCGCGGGAGCTGATTTTCCGCGCCGGCACGACCGGCGTGCACGCGGCGCGGGTGACGATCGAATTCGTGAACGATGaccccgcctccgccccgccGGGCTACAGCTGCGAGGAGTACCCGCTCATCACCATTGGCCGTCAGATCAAGCTCGGTGGGAGGCAGCAGTTCTTCTTCAACAACAACGTGTCGCTGCAGAGCAAGGTGAAGCGCTTCTTCGAGAGCATCAGCTTGAACGTCGACAACCCCCACTTCATGATCCTGCAGGGGACCGTGCACAAGCTGATCGGCATGCGCTCGCAGGACATCCTGTCCCTCATCGAGGAGGCGGTCGGCACGAAGGCCTTTGatcatcgccgccgcaccgccgagACGCTTATTCGCAACAAGGAGCGGAAGATGGAGGAGATCGACACGAACATCGAGGCGCAGATCCGACCGCTGCTGGAGACGATGCGGGCCGACCAGGAAGAGTACAACACGTTCATGcagaagcgagagaagatGGAGGAAAAGGCGCGCTTCCGTGTCGCGCTGGACTACTACACGCATcgcacgcagcacacagaggcggaggcggcgatggaggcaCGCAAGGCCGACGTTCAGAACGCGaagacgcagctgcaggcactgccgcgccaggaagaggaggcagcgcgtcgactcctgcagctgcaggactCCCTCAGCGCTCCGAGCGATGCAGCCATCGCGCTGCACGAAGAGGAAGATGAACTGAAGAAGGCGCATAGCCGCCTCGAAGGCCAGCTGTGCAACTGCACCCAGTCGCTGGAGCAACTCGAGACACAGCTCAAGAGTCTGCggaaggagcaggagcggcagagcagcaggcagGCGGCCTtcgcggcacggcagcggcagcacgagcagctgctcgcgcagaTTAGGGCGGGCAAAGAAACGTGCGCAAGGCTGAAGAAGGGCCTCAAGCTCCTCCGATCCGGCGTGCAGGCCGGTGCCTCGGGCGTCTCGCTCGCCGAGGAACGGCAGCAGGTGGACCTGCAGCTCATCGAGCAGCagtcgcgcgtgcgccgcgccacagAGCGGCTTGAGGAGCtggtgaagcagcagcggcgagtcGAGGCGCACCAGGCCGAGGAGAACGGCCGCGTGCGGCACCTAGAGCACGAGTACGCCAAGGCAGCCGCGTCTCTCGAGAAGGCAAAGGCGGTGTACACCCCTTTGGCGCTGAAGCAGGAGCGCAAGGAGGCCCTCGAGGCCGAGATCTCGTCGCTGAAGCGTGAGTACCAGGCCGAGTACGAGAACTTCCAGCGGCAGGTGAGCACGGCGACCGCGCGCAACTACGACCTCGACTACAACCGCTACGCCTGCCCACCCGACACGGAAGACAAGGTGCTTGGGCGTGTCGGCCAACTCATCACTCCGACCGATCCGCAGCATGCGCTGGGGCTCATGGTTGGCGCCCAGAACCAGCTGCTacgcgtcgtcgtcacgGACGATCGCGTCGCTGAAGCCATCATCCGCAGTgggctgcgacagcgcaccGCGTTCTTTGCCCTGGACAAGTTGCAGCGTCAGCCAACACACTTCTTTATCGATGGCGCGAAGCTGCAGACGGCGCGGCTCATTGCCGAGCAGCAGGGTGGCTGGGTGCACCGCGCACGGGACTTGGTGACGGTGCAGGAGGCCTCAtcccatcagcagcagcagcagctcaacgCTCTTGCGGACTTCGTGTTTGGCAACTTCCTTGTGTGCTCCAGCTTGCGGCTTGCGCAGGAGCTGGCCTACAACCCGTCCATTAAAGCGAAGGCCGTCACCGTCGAGGGCGAGGTGGCCGAGCCGAACGGCTTGATGACGGGCGGGTCGACGCGGCAGCTACGCGACGTTTTCGCCGACCTCAAGACGTACACCGCTCAGAAACAGCCGCtcaaggcgctgcagcaacgcacgcgcgcgctggaAGTCGAGTACGCCGCCCTGCGCGACACGctccggcagcaccagcacgaCATCCAGGTATAcaaggcagcggaggaggcggcggagctgtcGAAGCAGCGCTACATCGTCGCCGCTAACAGTGTGCAGAGCGGTGCGGCCGAGCTGACGGAGCAGATGGAGCGCGAGCGGACCGCGCTCGCCgaggcgcgcgagaaggTGGAGGTCCTGCAGGCAAGGCAGCGCGAGTTGGCCACGCAGGCTCAGACGACAGACCTGAACTCGGTGCGACAGGAAATGGAAGATCAactcgccgcagcggaggccCACGTGGCGCGGCTGACggccgacgaggagcgcggcgcggcggagtTTGAGCGACTCGAGGCAGAcatggagcagcaggcggcggaCTTGTCTCGCAAGACACAAGACACGGAGGAGGATATGGTGCAGCAACAGAGTCAGAAGCTGaagctggcggcgcaggtcgaggaggtgacgcagcagctggcggcggtgcaggcgcgctCTAAGCAGAACGAggagcggcgccagcggctggAAAAAGATATCGACGACGCCCAGGAGGAGCTGACGCGCCTCGCGGAGCGCAAGGTCACGCTGGATAACCTGGTCAAGAATGGCGAAGTGGAGCTGCGAGAGCAGAGCCGGTGCCTCGAGagtctgcgccgccacgttcatgaggcggagcagcgctaCAGCTGGCTCCTCGAGGCGCGGGCCGCATTCAATCAACCAGGTGGCCCATACGACTtcagcgacgcggcgcgcacggcggccatcctgcaggagctgcgcgacgtcgAAGCGCGTGCTGCCGTGATGTCGAGCAAACTCTCGCAAAAGTCTGCTATCCTGTacgaggagcggcgccgcgagtACGAGGAGCTCGTcaagcagcgcaccgccctTGGCGAGGACAAGGAGGCGATCCAGCGCTGCATCACCGAGATCGAGTCGAAGAAGTGGGGCGCGCTGGATCGCATGGTTGGCGTCGTCAGCTCCATCTTCGGTAAGCTCTTTGCCACGTGTCTGCCtggcgcgacggcgcagttGCTGGAGGAACGCGACGCGGCGAACCATCTCAGCGGCCTCAGTGTCCGTGTCTCCTTCAACGGGAAGCCGAGGGAATCACTTTCCGAGCTCAGCGGTGGTCAAcgctcgctgctggcgttgtGCCTCATACTGGCCATCCTGCGCGTTCGCCCCGCACCGCTGTACATCCTGGACGAGGTGGACGCTGCCCTCGACCCCAGCCACACCCAGAACATTGGCCGCATGCTGCAGCTTTACTTCCCCCATTCACAGTTCCTTCTGGTGTCGCTGAAGGACGGCATGTTCAACAACGCCAACGTGCTCTACCACATTCGCAATACGCAAGGCTACTCGGAGGTGGCGCGCATCGAACACAAGCCGCCGTCTCAGCCGACGTCCGCCGACAGCGACCCGCAAAACGTGGCGAGCGGCGCTGAGAAACAAGGCGCTGTGACGTCGTCTGCGTAA